The genomic stretch GCGTGAGAAGGCCCGTGAAGAACGACGTTTGGTCAAAGCACCTGCCTCCCGGCCTGAAGGACGACCTGATAAACGGGACCGGCGAAAGATTATAAAATTTCTGCGCGAGGACTGAGTTAGCTGGTGCCCTTGCCCGGCACCGTAAGTGAACCTCATGCCTCCGAAAAAAATACAAGAATATAGGAAAACAACATAGATATAGAGCATGACAAAGAACTACCTATTTGAGTGAGGAAAGGAAAAATGAACAAAGTAGCAAGGGCCTTAATCAGCCTGACCGATAAATCCGGTATCGAAGATTTTGCCAAGGCATTAACCGAGATGGGTATTGAAATTCTGTCCACCGGCGGGACAGCCAAGAAAATGCGGGATAATGGCATTCCCGTGACCGACGTGTCGGAATTCACCGGTTTTCCGGAAATGCTGGATGGACGGGTAAAAACCCTGCATCCCCTGGTTCACGGCGGTATTCTCAATCAGCGGGAAAATGCCGATCATCAGCAGCAATGCACAGAGCACGGTATCAAGCCCATTGATATTGTGGCGGTGAATCTGTATGCCTTTGAGAAAACCGTGACTGATCCGAAGTGTACCTTGGGCGATGCTATTGAAAATATCGATATCGGCGGGCCGACCCTGTTACGAGCGTCAGCCAAGAATTTTCAGGATGTGACCGTGATCGTTGATCCTGCTGATTATGATCAGGTCCTTGCAGAAATTCGTGAAACCGGCAACACAACCCTGAAAACCAGATTCAAGCTGGCTGTTAAGGTCTTTCAGTTGACCTCGGCCTATGATACCGCCATTGCCGATTGGCTGGTGAACGTGGATGTGGAGAGCAATCCTTATTTTTAACGCGAAAGAGAAGCGGAAGAGCAGCGAAAAAAATGCAGGAAAGGGCGGTCTACTTTGTAGCCGCCCTTTGTATTTTCTATGCAGCTCTATGCAGTAAAGGAGAAAATAATGCAGAAGATAGCAGTATTGCTGTCCGGATCAGGCAGGACCTTGGATAATTTTCATGAAGGTATTCAAGCAGGCACAATGAAGGCGGAGATTCAGGTGGTTGTCTCCAATGTCAGCGATGCCCTGGGGCTGGAAAAAGCACGAAAATATGGGTACCCGGCTTTTTACGCCGCTGATAATGCAGCCATCAATACGATACTGGCAGAGTATGATATTGACCTTATAACCCTTGCCGGTTACCTTAAATTATATGAACCGCCGGAACAGCTCAAACAACGGGTTCTTAATATTCATCCGTCCCTGATTCCTTCCTTCTGCGGCCCAGGTTTTTACGGCCATTATGTCCATGATGCGGTCAAAGCCAGAGGCTGTACTGTCAGCGGCTGTACTGTCCATTTTGCCAACGAAATTTATGATGAAGGGCCTATTATCCTGCAAAAATGTGCTTCTTTAGATCCTTCAGATACACCTGATGATATTGCAGACAAAGTGTTTGCCAAAGAGTGTGAGGCCTTTCCGGAAGCCATTAATTTGGTGGATGAAAAGGGCGCCGCTTCCTTCTGGAACAGAGGTTGAATATGTCCGCCCGTATTGTTATGAACAGCGACGCTATTGAGCGAAGCATTGAACGGTTAGCAATGGAAATCCTTGAGCGCAATCAAGGAGTCGAAAACTTGGCGATTATCGGTATCCATACCGGCGGAGTCTTTATGGCGACCCGGCTTCATGAAAAGATTACTGCTCACGAGGATAATGAGGTGCCGACCGCCAGTCTGGACATCACTCTATACAGAGATGACTGGAGCCTGATCTCGCAAAATCCCATAGTTCGCAAGACCAGTATCGAGTTCTCGGTTGAAGATAAAAACGTGGTGCTGGTTGATGATGTCATCTTTACCGGACGTACTATCCGGGCCGCGATGGATGCGATTATGGATTATGGACGCCCCCGTTCCATACAGCTGGCTGTTTTGGTTGACCGTCAGGGGCGTGAACTCCCTATTCAACCGGATTATACCGGTGTCTGTATTCGAGCC from Candidatus Electrothrix communis encodes the following:
- a CDS encoding IMP cyclohydrolase → MNKVARALISLTDKSGIEDFAKALTEMGIEILSTGGTAKKMRDNGIPVTDVSEFTGFPEMLDGRVKTLHPLVHGGILNQRENADHQQQCTEHGIKPIDIVAVNLYAFEKTVTDPKCTLGDAIENIDIGGPTLLRASAKNFQDVTVIVDPADYDQVLAEIRETGNTTLKTRFKLAVKVFQLTSAYDTAIADWLVNVDVESNPYF
- a CDS encoding phosphoribosylglycinamide formyltransferase; translated protein: MQKIAVLLSGSGRTLDNFHEGIQAGTMKAEIQVVVSNVSDALGLEKARKYGYPAFYAADNAAINTILAEYDIDLITLAGYLKLYEPPEQLKQRVLNIHPSLIPSFCGPGFYGHYVHDAVKARGCTVSGCTVHFANEIYDEGPIILQKCASLDPSDTPDDIADKVFAKECEAFPEAINLVDEKGAASFWNRG
- the pyrR gene encoding bifunctional pyr operon transcriptional regulator/uracil phosphoribosyltransferase PyrR — its product is MSARIVMNSDAIERSIERLAMEILERNQGVENLAIIGIHTGGVFMATRLHEKITAHEDNEVPTASLDITLYRDDWSLISQNPIVRKTSIEFSVEDKNVVLVDDVIFTGRTIRAAMDAIMDYGRPRSIQLAVLVDRQGRELPIQPDYTGVCIRADGSERVDVLLSEDRKGDEVVIDNK